In Carya illinoinensis cultivar Pawnee chromosome 10, C.illinoinensisPawnee_v1, whole genome shotgun sequence, one DNA window encodes the following:
- the LOC122278072 gene encoding NAC domain-containing protein 87-like, translated as MEEAIVVNKGEDLIGLPPGFRFHPTEEEVITYYLTEKVVNSNFSASAIGEADLNKCEPWDLPNKAKMGEKEWYFFCLRDRKYPTGMRTNRATESGYWKATGKDKEIYKGKGCLVGMKKTLVFYKGRAPKGEKTNWVMHEYRLEGKFAYCNLPKSAKDEWVVCRVFHKSSGIKKASAPDALLRMDSFGDDLSSFLPPLVDPSFSNNKRAGCGENNFEVIPSSYLSMRENNQQQLKQQVQKNIVQLPFNNSIPITTYQASLMSNSTANPFLNPGSNPPFSFHANPNLDYLHQGRASSIQSVTDIYDHGITERAVLRAPEANNNGKSGLERQCKVEQFSSNQSMASLSQDTGFGTDMNTEISSVVSKQYEGSNRTYDSLVGPIADLECLWDY; from the exons ATGGAAGAGGCAATAGTGGTAAACAAAGGAGAGGACCTCATCGGTTTGCCTCCGGGTTTTCGATTTCACCCCACGGAGGAGGAGGTTATAACTTATTATCTTACAGAGAAGGTGGTGAATAGCAACTTTAGTGCAAGTGCTATTGGCGAAGCTGATCTCAATAAGTGCGAACCCTGGGATTTACCAA ACAAAGCGAagatgggagagaaagaatggTACTTCTTCTGCCTGAGAGATAGGAAGTATCCAACAGGCATGCGAACGAATCGAGCGACGGAATCTGGATACTGGAAGGCCACAGGAAAGGATAAAGAGATATACAAGGGGAAAGGCTGCCTTGTTGGGATGAAGAAGACCCTTGTGTTCTATAAAGGGAGGGCTCCAAAAGGAGAGAAGACCAATTGGGTCATGCACGAGTACAGACTGGAAGGAAAATTCGCGTACTGCAACCTCCCCAAGTCTGCAAAG GATGAATGGGTTGTCTGCAGAGTTTTCCACAAGAGCTCAGGGATCAAAAAGGCCTCGGCCCCAGACGCCCTGCTGAGAATGGACTCCTTTGGGGATGATCTATCATCTTTTCTCCCTCCCCTCGTGGATCCCTCATTTTCCAACAACAAAAGGGCTGGCTGTGGTGAAAACAACTTCGAGGTAATCCCCAGCTCATACTTATCAATGAGGGAGAACAACCAGCAGCAGCTAAAGCAGCAAGTCCAGAAGAATATCGTCCAGCTGCCCTTCAATAATTCTATCCCCATCACTACTTACCAAGCTAGTCTCATGAGTAACTCCACAGCGAACCCCTTTTTAAATCCTGGTTCGAATCCTCCCTTCTCCTTTCATGCAAATCCAAACCTTGATTATTTGCACCAAGGGAGGGCTAGTTCAATTCAGAGCGTCACTGACATCTATGACCATGGAATCACTGAGCGAGCTGTTTTAAGAGCACCCGAAGCCAACAATAACGGAAAATCTGGCTTAGAGAGGCAGTGCAAGGTGGAGCAGTTCTCATCCAATCAGTCCATGGCCAGCCTCTCACAGGACACAGGATTTGGCACTGACATGAACACGGAGATTTCTTCTGTCGTCTCAAAGCAATATGAAGGAAGCAACAGAACTTACGATTCATTGGTTGGCCCCATTGCTGATTTGGAGTGCTTGTGGGACTACTGA